The Kiritimatiellaceae bacterium genome contains the following window.
TCGGAGGATAAACCGGATTTTAATCCCCTGTCCAATCCGTAATCGACAGAAAGGAAAACGATGAAGCTTTTTATTAAACCGCACAATGAGACCGCCCGCGAATTTTACCGCAACCACGGTCATTTTCATGATGGCGACGCGGGATTAGATTTATATGTTCTGGAGGACATCACATTTGCTCCCGGCGAAACCAAGCCGATCAAGCTGGGAGTCTCCTGCGAGCCGGAGGATGGCCGTGCCTATTATCTCTTTCCCCGCTCCAGCATTTCGAAAACGCCGCTGCGCATGTCCAATTCGATCGGACTGATTGACGGCGGATACCGCGGTGAAATCATGGCGATGTGCGATCACATCAAAACCGAGCCTTTTACTGCGGAAAAAGGACAACGTCTGTTTCAGCTGGTGGCAACCGACAGTTCTCCGATTCACTATGAACTGGTGGAAGATCTTTCGGAAACGACCCGCGGCACGGGCGGGTTCGGAAGTACGGGGGCTTGAGAACCGTTTAAAAGAGTGAGCCGGCCGGGGCTCGAACCCGGGACCCTTTGATTAAAAGTCAAATGCTCTACCAACTGAGCTACCGGCCCTTAAAAAACGGAGCGCATAAAGTAGTGCAGACAACAGGGCTTGTCAAAAGCCAATCTGTTTAAATTTTAACAGTTTCAAAATACAAAAAAAACCGCCCGGGTTAAGGGCGGTTTTTCGTAACGGAACGGTTCTGAACTAATTTTGAGTTGTAGATACCGTGTTTCCGTCATCATCCACGTACCAGTAATAGTAAAAGGATTGTCCTGCATCATTCCGGCAGGAAACCCGGCTGGTAATCTCGTCAACGCTCTTCACTTTATACAGCTGTTCGACCACTGGGGTGAGAACGCCATCCTGCAAAATACCGTATTGAACGGCATAGGCGGTTACCTTGGGGCGCTCCATTTTACCGTGGGGGATTCTGAATTCCCAGTTATCCTCGCCGGTGTACTCAGTTTCCCTTGGCGATGCCTGAGTACGGCTGATTTGAGCAAAACAGGTCTGACCGGCCTTGTCCGTCAGCTCAATCGTCACGCGCACAGTTAAAGTTACGTCATCACGTTTGTCCTGATAAGTATTAAACTTGAAGAGCTCGATCTTTTTATCTTTATCGTCGCGAACCGTGTCGCTTTGAATTGTTCCCAGTCTTACGGTGCCAGACAGTTTCTTCTGCAGGCGCGCAAGTTCATTGGACGTCATGTGCGGCATCGCATTCGTCACGGAGCTTAAAACCGCATTGGTTTCCAGATTGGAAACACCGTTGGTTGATGAAGTTTGTTTTGCCCCGGACGATTCTTCGCCGGATGCGGCAAGAGCGCCGCCGATGAATAAGAAAACGATCATCAAATAACGCTTCATAGAATATCCTTTCAGCTGAAATTTCGCCTCAACCGTAGGCCGGGTCTCAATAAAAAGCAACAGGGCATTAAAAAATTTTAGGGTACGACCGCCGGTATGTTTATCCGCCAATGTTTAAGAACCCTGCCGCTTGCACGCCGGGCCTTTCACCGCTAAGATGCGCCACTTTTCAGAGGAGATTTTATGCAGGATAACGAATACCGCCGTCAGCGCATTGAAAATATGAAAC
Protein-coding sequences here:
- a CDS encoding dUTP diphosphatase, which codes for MKLFIKPHNETAREFYRNHGHFHDGDAGLDLYVLEDITFAPGETKPIKLGVSCEPEDGRAYYLFPRSSISKTPLRMSNSIGLIDGGYRGEIMAMCDHIKTEPFTAEKGQRLFQLVATDSSPIHYELVEDLSETTRGTGGFGSTGA